From Bos javanicus breed banteng chromosome 5, ARS-OSU_banteng_1.0, whole genome shotgun sequence, the proteins below share one genomic window:
- the HOXC13 gene encoding homeobox protein Hox-C13, with translation MTTSLLLHPRWPESLMYVYEDSAAESGSGGGSGGGGGGAGGAGVGCSGASPGKAPSMDGLGNSCPASHCRDLLPHPVLGRPPAPLGAPQGAVYTDIPAPEAARQCAPPPAPPTSSSATLGYGYPFGGSYYGCRLSHNVNLQQKPCAYHPGDKYPEPSGALPGDDLSSRAKEFAFYPSFASSYQAMPGYLDVSVVPGISGHPEPRHDALIPVEGYQHWALSNGWDSQVYCSKEQSQSAHLWKSPFPDVVPLQPEVNSYRRGRKKRVPYTKVQLKELEKEYAASKFITKEKRRRISATTNLSERQVTIWFQNRRVKEKKVVSKSKTPHLHST, from the exons ATGACGACTTCGCTGCTCCTGCATCCGCGCTGGCCGGAGAGCCTTATGTACGTCTATGAGGACAGCGCGGCGGagagcggcagcggcggcggcagcggcgggggAGGCGGCGGCGCGGGCGGAGCGGGGGTCGGCTGCAGCGGAGCGAGTCCCGGCAAAGCTCCGAGCATGGACGGGCTGGGCAACAGCTGCCCCGCCAGCCACTGCCGAGACCTGCTTCCGCACCCCGTGCTGGGTCGCCCGCCGGCTCCCCTGGGCGCCCCTCAGGGCGCCGTCTACACGGACATCCCGGCCCCGGAGGCGGCGCGCCAGTGCGCCCCGCCGCCGGCGCCCCCCACCTCATCCAGCGCCACCCTGGGCTATGGCTACCCGTTCGGTGGCAGCTACTACGGCTGCCGCCTGTCGCACAACGTGAACCTGCAGCAAAAGCCTTGCGCTTATCACCCGGGCGATAAGTACCCCGAGCCGTCGGGCGCCCTTCCCGGTGACGACCTGTCCTCCAGGGCCAAGGAGTTCGCCTTCTATCCCAGCTTCGCCAGCTCCTACCAGGCGATGCCCGGCTACCTGGACGTGTCGGTGGTGCCTGGGATCAGCGGACACCCAGAGCCGCGTCACGACGCGCTCATCCCCGTCGAAGGCTACCAGCACTGGGCTCTCTCCAACGGCTGGGATAGTCAGGTGTACTGCTCAAAGGAACAGTCGCAGTCCGCCCACCTCTGGAAGTCTCCCTTTCCAG ACGTGGTCCCCCTACAGCCCGAGGTGAACAGCTACAGGCGCGGGCGCAAGAAACGAGTGCCCTACACCAAGGTGCAGCTGAAGGAGCTAGAGAAGGAGTACGCAGCCAGCAAGTTCATCACCAAAGAGAAGCGCCGGCGCATCTCAGCTACCACAAACCTCTCGGAGCGCCAGGTCACCATCTGGTTCCAGAACCGTCGGGTCAAAGAGAAGAAGGTGGTCAGCAAATCGAAAACGCCTCACCTTCACTCTACCTGA